In the Rhododendron vialii isolate Sample 1 chromosome 2a, ASM3025357v1 genome, GGTTGTGACAAAATTTGTTAGGGAACACAATCATCCACTGGAAGTTTCTTCGGAAAAATGGCATCCAAATCCAGTAAGTTTTCCTTGAAGCTGCAACTTTTAAAGTTCTTATATACATAATCTCCCTCTATTTCCTTCTACCTTGTTGGATGTATGTTTTGGTAAGTCTACTTATCCAGATATTGTGGAGATACTATGCTAGTATCTCAGCAAGACTATTTACCAAATTGAAGCTAAGAAGTGCTGTAACTATAGGATCACAGTATTATGGTCAACCTTGGAAGGTTAGAATAATGGCACCATACCTTTGGGTTATGATACATTCATAAACAAGCTTCTGTCTTGAAAAATTTGAGGACTATGTTCGCTGATACATTACGGTGAATTAGTTAGATTTATTCTTAGAATGCCTTAATCAAGGGCTTTTCATTGTAAAGGGACAAGTGACATCCAATTTAATCCACAAGAAGCTGTCGACTTCCGTTTCACCTTATTGTAACCATCTCTCCACGGGCTATGACCCTCATATAATAGTGGTGGTCAATCCTGCTGAAATGTAACCAAGTTTATCTCATTTCTAGGAACCATTTAATGTAGCTGTCATCGCTGGAAAAAAGAGGTTGGAACCTTGGTTGGGCTGCTTGGTCTGTCTTAAAGGACGACATCCTACTCCATTTGGCATACTCCCGAAAAAACGTGTGTCCCTCATTCTCTGAAATTTGCTTATTTTGTAAAATACCTCACTCTTCTGTTCAACTTTAACCCTCTCTCTTGGTGGCAactcagttttttttcttctctatttCGTAGCCTTTGATTTCTTTGTGCAAAAATCTAGCATGGTTCGTACAAATTGTGTCTTCAATGTAGTAGAAGTCCTTTCTTTATTTACGGTTTGAGAAGTCTAAAGTAGTTTTTCTATGCTATGGAAGAAGCCAACAAGGTGATGATTATTGTAAGTGagaattttctaaaatatttgtaaaGTTTAACCATTTTGATCCCACTGTTGTCGAAAGTTCTCAAACCTACCACTATTTTCAATCTTATTCCTATAAATTCCCTTATATTGGAATAGCATTCAAGAAATTGGGAATCAAATATCAACAAACATTGATGGGAAGAAGTTGGAGAAGTAGTCATGTCCTAGGATTTCTTACACATCTTAGAAAAAGATACTAAAAAGCAAAACAGACCAAAACCACCTATGACATTTGGATTTTGACAACATTTGAACAACCCTTGGGCTACATTTTTGCCCTAGTTTTTTTGAGGTCAGAGCCTATTCCTTTCGATTCTTAATATTTGTGCAATCATGGTAAATGCATATAGAAAGTGTTTTTTCCTTCGGCTAAGTTTTGCATATCTTGACATGTCGAATCACCTGATATTGAGATTGCTAAAACACAGGTTGATCAGGAAAAGACTAATGGAATCCCCTTATTCTATGAAACCTTATGGAAGTCCGAAGTttagaaaaccctaattcttTTGATCTGATTTGGTTGGTTTATGAAGGACATATCTTATTATACTTGTCTGAGGCTTGTATAAGGTCGCTTTCAAGTCATTATTCATGCACTTCTTGTTCCTTCTTACTTGTTTATTGCCccttctttttatctttttcttgtcAAACTCTGTTTTTTCCGTTAACCAGTCATTATTTTATCTGTGTGGAATGGTGCGATTTAATTTATCGGCTGTCTAGAGCAATGCTATGCGCACACGTCGAAGCTGTGCACATAATTAAGGCTGTGCACAACAGACTTTCCTTTCTGTCTTATGGTCATGTGGTTTTATGTTAGAATTATTGATTTTTGTGAATTCCGATGGCAGTCTTTTGACAAGGACCAGAAGATTAGAGAGCTATCTTCTCAGCTTCGTCATGCAAATCAGCAGTTGGAAGCATGTCAAGAACAGCTAAGAACAATTATGGCATGTATGGAGGAACATACACAATGTCTATCAACAACGGTTGAAAGCGTTGTGAGCAATGTCAAACAAGTGGAATCCCAACAGCATGAAATTTCAGGACACTTGCAAAGTGACTAAATGTAAAGTGCAGCCTGTGCAGGAGTTCAAAtcgtactttaataataaagtaagttaGTAATAGTTACGTAACGTACCCACATAGAAACTAGAATGATAATTATTATTGATGCCGATAGTACATGCAAATTAGTATTACTGTTCAGTTTGGTGATTCATTTGTTTGCAATTAAAGATGTGCTTTATTTGTAAAGAAGTTGAGTAAGGATTTTATCCCAATCTTGATGCACAATTCCATAGTCAAGCACCAATTATGCCACGGATGATCACACTTTACACGCACACATCCACAGGCTTACAAAGGTGGAGGGCTCCATACACACTGCACTGCACAGTCTGCGTAAGTGTGTGTCTCTAGACCTTTTGTTAAGCTTTTGAGGTTGTCAGTGGTAGCAAGGGCAAGACCCAATAATTTGAGTTGCAATAATTTCTTTCCCATGCAATCTGGGGAACAAATAGGGGCgcaagcaaaaaatttattaggtgGCAGGTCACGTGATGTTTCAACATCTTCTGGTAGCACAATCACGGAGGGCTCTGAAAGATGTTGGGGACCACATGACTTTGCTTTAGAACCATTGAGTACTTTCTGCCGTAAACATAGTTCTATCGATTGATATGTAACGAAGGGTaaatgatcattttttttcttactcaATATAACATTTTACATTAGGTAATTTTGTCAGACAAACGTTTTCATGTTTTTCTTTGGGCTTTTTACCTCTTGGTccagaaaatagaaagtaatttCCATTAGGTCTCTTCTAATTTATGAAACATTGAAACCccctgaaagtgcctaaaaccctaaaccctgaaagtgcctaaaccctacgttaccttatgaaagtacctaaaccctagagtaccctacaaaaatgcctaaacccctagggtaccctaagaaagtgcctaaaccgctaaaaccctataataggaaagtgcaccctaaaactcctataaaagtgcctaaacctaaaccttaGGGCTCTATGAAAGCGCCTAAATCtcaatcctagggtaccctaaaccctagggtatcctaaatcctaaaactctagggtaccctaatatcctaaggtaccctaaaatcataaaaccctagggtaccctaagattttagggtacccAAGGGTACTAGGataccctaaaatcctagggtgaCACTttcattaatggtaaatgtatttttgtaaaagtggaccttgtggtaattaagtattccatctctccttaatgggaattaagttTCACTTTTCTGTACTTACAGGTAAaaatctgtttttgttttcttttcctgcaTTATATATTTGTTCATTGTTGATTTGTTTCACCCTAGTACTTCAAGTTTTGAATCTCGTAATGTCCTACTAGtagttttaaattttagtaCTTGGTGAGTAGTGATATGTTGAGTTTGGATTTTTGTATTCTCAAGTGTTACTGCCGACACACGAAGTGAAGGCCATTCATGTTCAGGACGATAAAGTCCAAGTATTTCAAAGTACTATTCACATTACGATGAATGCATTTCGGTCGCTGATGTTTCTCATTTCCTTTGTTATGTAATGAATAAGGGCATCTCCGCTCCACACTTACAGGGTCCCTATGATTTTGCCTACTGTTGTTTTCGTCATCGTTGTTATGGTCCCTATGATTTTTGTTACATAGATGTTCATTATGTCAATATAACACCACCGGTCATGGCTCTACTATTTTTAACCttctccaaaccaaacctagGGACACTCAGCCATTAGCTAGCCGCAGCACACCCCCCCCCAAGTTACACGTAACCCTGCTATATTCATAACTAgttccatgcatatatatgtACCTAGTCACCTCACAAGCCAATGTCATAACTATTTTTTGTTGTAGACATAAAGACAAGACAAAAGAGTAAACAATACATATGGCTATAGGCCTCCAATTTATTTATGATAACAAAATTATTAGATTGCTTAAACATGAAAAGTGAGCTTGTAATTATAGTCCGGGATATTGCAATTACCATGCATGAATCCTATATGGCATGAGCATATGACAAGaattgccaaaaaaagagaacaaaatgaGGAGGTAATTACCATGTAATGAAAGGTACCCACCTAAACCACCCTGAGTAGGTTCAAAGGGGGAGAAGAAAATTGTACCGAAGACAAATGATTAATGCAAAAATATAACACAAATATGAAAAAGATTCAGAATAGACGAACAaatataccaaaacaaaaaattaagaagaaaggGGCCATTGTGATGAGATATGCAATAAATCTAAACTTGCAATCAAAGTAGGACAAACCTTTAATTGTTGCAGGGTTGTTCAGACCATTGTTCAACTCCCCCAATTCAGCCTCTGCTTTCCCTTGCGTCTTGGAATTCCCGAGGAGTATGCCATTTAAGTTCTCTCCATAAAAGCTGGACATTAGGTATATGCTCAATAACCCAATAGTCTTGGCCTTTGTTTGGTTGCATTCTGTCTAAGAACTCTGTTGGCATACCGCAAAAGATAAGAGATTTGAGTTCTCTGAGGTTGCGGATACCGGAGGGCACCTCCTTCAGTTGTGGGCAAAATTCAATTTGAAGCTCCTTGAGAATGGGCAATCCCCCTCCTTCCTTTATTATAACTGAATTTAATCCCTTTAAGTGTCCGAGGTATAGCGACTTAAGCTTCGGAAACCCTCCGACGTTGAAATACAATTGTTCTCCATCATACCCGTTGAAGAAATTAAGTTCTATCAAATTAGGTAATGCTTGAAGAGCTTTTATTGCATGAGCACCGGTCAACCGTGACCCACTTAGATTTAGGGAACTACTAGATTATTGAGTTATCCAATTTGGCAACGTTTCCAAATGTCCACGCAAGTAGAGATGCTGAAGAGATTCGGGGGGAGAAGAAAGAGAACGCAAATCCAGAATCTCGTCACTGTTTGTAGCCTCAACGTTCAAAGATTGAAGGTGATTCATCTTCTCTATGGCGGTACATAGAGCCTTTCCGTGTTCTCTTTCAGGTTCAAAATATACAACTTCTTCAATTGGCTCAAATTTTCTAGCTCTTTGATTAAATCGTCATTTGCCTCTATGTTCTGCAACGTCTGCAACTCTTCTAAATGCCCAATCCCTCCTTGTATCACCAATACATAATTTTCGATAAGATGCCGCAAATTACGGAGTTTACTTAAGATCCCAATTTGAAGCACAGACACCTGCGAGTCTTTCAAGTTCAAAGTTTGTAGGTTGTGTAGATTTCCAATGGACTTCGGAACTATCTTCACTTCTGTCCCCTTGACACTTATGTATCGCAAATGAAGAAGATTTCCCACTTCTTCGTGAAGTTGATCAAGACGAGCACCCTGAAGATCTAGTACTTTCAAAAGCTTGAAATTCCCAGCTAGAGTACCCAATAACTGTTTCTTTGGCAACTCCCCCACcgagaaaacaaaaatggaacGAATTCTTGATTTGGTACTACTCATGGTTTTCAAATCCTTATTCGTTATGTTTTGCAGAAGCATTGACCATCGTCGAGTTTCATTGTTCCAACTTCGATCTGCTTCTcccaaaatttggcaaaaacTCAACTCCTCACACTTTGCGAGGATGATCTCGTGGATTACATCATGTACCTGACATCTTTTAATTCTACCATCCAATTTTGTCTTTGAAACTTGAACCAAACTTCTATGTACGAGCTCAGTCAAGTGTTCTTCTGCGACTTCTTCCAACGTTTTTCCTTTCTGTCCTTCAATGAAACCCTCGGCTATCCACAGTCGAATTAGTCTTCCACGGGTGATTTGATAGTCCTCGGGTATTATGCCAAAGTACAAGAAACATGGTTTGAGGTAGTAAGGCAGGTCATGGTAACTAAGCAACACAATTTTTTGTGACATTTGTGAGATCCGAATTCCATTCTAACTCGGATCCAAGGCTATCATAGAATCTTTGCCATTTGGATTCAACCTTACTTTTAGTCGATAAGAGAGCGCCTATTGTCACAATTGCAAGTGGTAGTCCTTCGCATTTTCTAACAATGGCACGGGATACTTTCTCCAACTCGGGAGGACAATGACCACCGAAGTCCCGTTGGAATGTTTTCATGCAAAATAGCTTCCAAGCCTCCTCCTGAATTAGGGGCTCCAACTTGCAGACGTGATCCGATGAGGATTCCTTGCAAAAAGAAGCAACATTTTGGCTGCGTGTTGTAACAATTATTTGACTTCCTTTGCTGTTTTTGGGTAAAGCGAGTTTTACAACTCTCCAAAATTCAGTACTCCATTTATCGTCAAAAACAATTAGATACCTCTTCTGAAGTAAATATTCTCTCAGCATATGAATGAGAGAATTTTGGTCCATTGCATCGATTCCCCCAGGTGTGCACTCCTTTCTTGTCTGACATAGCTGCTTCATCACTCTTCTTAAGATGTCCTCCATCTTGTATGATTGAGAGACCAATATCCAAGCTTGGCAATCGAAGTGTTCAACCACTTTTTGGTTGTCAAAAATTTTCTTGGCAAGAGTTGTCTTGCCACATCCTCCCATACACACTAGTGAAGTGACCGTTCGGTTTGATTCTCTGATTAGCAGCCTGTGGGTCAGTTCTTCCCGGGTGGACTCAATGCCCACAACTTCATCTTCCTCAATGAAAAGGGATGCAACACGAGGGTCATCATGTACTTTCTCTTCTGTTTTAGTGCTTGACCAAGTTCTAAGGAACTAAAGCCATACCTATCAGCCCTTTTCTTGATCTCACTAATATTCATTTTGATATCTTGAATTTGAGAGGCGATATCATGCTGTGGCTTGAGTTTAGTGATTGAGCGAGCGAGTTTGCGAAGGAAACCGATGAAACCACGTCGTTGCCGATTTTCTGCCAGGTGAAGTATGTATTCATCCATGACATCCTCGATCTGGTAAGCCAATTCCCGTACCTGCTTCACCCAATTTTTTGCCctttcattttctaattttggACTTGAATCTGCATCTTTTAGGAATGATGTTATGCTTTCTAATTCAGCTTTGATGCTGGCAACTTCAGTGTGGATAGTCCTCAACAATTTCACTTCACCCGATAACAGCGGCACTAAAGTACTGTTGATAGCAGAGCTTACTGCAACAAGAGCCATGAAAGAAATTTTCCTGCTTAACACAACTTAATTGATTAGTTTCAGAGCTGATATAATTTTCTTGGCTGATTTAGTTGTTATGGGATTGCCCAAACCAAAACAGACACAATAGCACAAATAATAAATTAAGCAAAGAACGAAAAGAATAGCATGATGTAGAGATTTTAGGAGGTTCCCCAACTAGGTAATCAGGTCCATCAACGGTTCACAACAGTCCTATGATAGTTAGCAAAGTGGAAAACCAAAGCCAAATCGGAAGATCAAATAAGGGGACAGACAACACCTGTGTTTGAAACTACTCTTCATTATTCAGTAAAATGCCAGATGAAAGCCCTCtttgagaaatttaaaaatgatttttgaactaGAACAATTGTGAAAGAGGAGGCGGCCAAAGCTATTTTATCCATCCCTATTTCTTCTGAACTTCAAGAGGATGCTATGGTTTGGCATTTCAACTCTAAGGGGGAGTACAAAGTAAAGTCTGGCTATCATATAGCATGGGAGGCTCTCAACAAGGCTTTGGTGGAGGGTAGCAATCAGTCCTTTCAACCATCCCCAAGATCAGACACTTTGGAAGACATTTTGTGAATCTGCAAATGCTCCCCAAGATCAGACACTTCGGTGGTGTGCATGTATAAATA is a window encoding:
- the LOC131317138 gene encoding putative disease resistance protein At1g59780; translated protein: MSSTKSRIRSIFVFSVGELPKKQLLGTLAGNFKLLKVLDLQGARLDQLHEEVGNLLHLRYISVKGTEVKIVPKSIGNLHNLQTLNLKDSQVSVLQIGILSKLRNLRHLIENYVLVIQGGIGHLEELQTLQNIEANDDLIKELENLSQLKKLYILNLKENTERLYVPP
- the LOC131316215 gene encoding disease resistance protein RPM1-like, whose translation is MGGCGKTTLAKKIFDNQKVVEHFDCQAWILVSQSYKMEDILRRVMKQLCQTRKECTPGGIDAMDQNSLIHMLREYLLQKRYLIVFDDKWSTEFWRVVKLALPKNSKGSQIIVTTRSQNVASFCKESSSDHVCKLEPLIQEEAWKLFCMKTFQRDFGGHCPPELEKVSRAIVRKCEGLPLAIVTIGALLSTKSKVESKWQRFYDSLGSELEWNSDLTNVTKNCVA